Proteins encoded within one genomic window of Drosophila willistoni isolate 14030-0811.24 chromosome XL unlocalized genomic scaffold, UCI_dwil_1.1 Seg141, whole genome shotgun sequence:
- the LOC6648427 gene encoding probable nuclear transport factor 2, whose amino-acid sequence MSLNPQYEDIGKGFVQQYYSIFDDPANRANVVNFYSATDSFMTFEGHQIQGAPKILEKVQSLSFQKISRVITTVDSQPTFDGGVLINVLGRLQCDEDPPHAYSQVFVLKANAGTFFVAHDIFRLNIHNS is encoded by the exons ATGTCACTGAATCCGCAGTACGAAGATATCGGCAAGGGATTTGTCCAACAATACTATAGTATTTTTGATGACCCGGCGAATCGAGCTAACGTGGTTAACTTCTATAGC gCTACAGATTCATTCATGACCTTCGAAGGCCATCAAATTCAGGGAGCAccaaaaattttagaaaaagtTCAG AGTCTGAGTTTTCAAAAGATCAGTCGCGTGATCACAACTGTTGATTCGCAGCCCACATTTGATGGCGGTGTCCTAATTAATGTCCTGGGACGACTTCAG TGCGACGAGGATCCCCCACATGCCTATTCTCAAGTGTTTGTCCTGAAGGCCAATGCTGGAACCTTTTTTGTTGCTCACGATATTTTCCGACTTAACATACATAACTCCTAA
- the LOC6648426 gene encoding uncharacterized protein LOC6648426 codes for MSHGERKGRLNLVKFLELAFATACLILHFYSFNDRDIMTAFLATGTFTGYIIVVLGVFAGVLMRAPIHKRIDIFFSVLGCALFVASGVFIIEAWEFSFRTRTRDLALIKASLAIVNGVLFGFDAIFTFRDK; via the exons ATGTCTCACGGTGAACGTAAAGGTCGACTTAATCTGGTTAAATTTTTGGAATTG GCCTTTGCCACAGCATGTTTAATTTTGCATTTCTATAGTTTCAATGATCGCGATATAATGACGGCATTTCTGGCAACTGGCACATTTACTGGTTATATCATTGTGGTCTTGGGTGTATTTGCTG GCGTCTTGATGCGTGCACCGATACACAAACGGATCGATATATTCTTTAGTGTCCTGGGCTGTGCCCTTTTTGTGGCTAGTGGCGTCTTCATAATCGAGGCATGGGAGTTCTCTTTTCGTACACGCACGAGGGATTTGGCCCTGATCAAGGCCTCGCTGGCCATTGTCAATGGAGTTCTATTTGGTTTCGATGCTATATTCACATTTCGCGATAAGTAG
- the LOC6648428 gene encoding zinc finger protein 184 has protein sequence MLTLANLAQLCRICLRHLRETGGVCNDQSRELKSISNPQFVVLLKQCLAIDDDALGMDDCKDFPHDICALCYKAIDYFVELCQVAKASAVTLKQLRKQQQQQEKNIEKDLVENVQISGELEVKEEQIEEDQQPQDDFVAKAQEDKEDAKTESDADEMEMSLDEALKQQQQPSDLSMPMSNNKRRSLACNQCGKQVYKLPYLEAHIRSVHEGHSKPFLCVHCKKSFTRYEQLRSHVRNVHPNSSSKQQDHQSLDEEQEQVQRLICLHCKRKYSTKNALGEHLKRHAQHKEHICEHCGVAKVTRTELLTHLRIHNPSWEKFKCQQCPQLFRHKSAISRHVRVVHEGQRRFQCAHCEKRFGTHASQLRHERLHTGQLPHRCEICTKCFPDGDRLTAHIRTHDRNLWPFSCMHCDKPCVTLQNLERHLQRHSSKNPPHICANCNRSFSTDEMLANHKEEACSINEKTA, from the coding sequence ATGTTGACTTTAGCAAATTTAGCCCAATTGTGTCGAATTTGTCTACGTCATCTGCGTGAGACGGGGGGCGTCTGCAACGATCAGAGCCGGGAGCTTAAAAGCATTAGCAATCCTCAATTTGTAGTGCTTCTGAAACAGTGTCTGGCTATCGATGATGATGCACTGGGTATGGACGACTGTAAAGATTTCCCCCATGACATCTGTGCCTTGTGCTATAAGGCCATTGATTACTTTGTAGAATTGTGTCAAGTGGCCAAAGCCAGTGCCGTGACATTGAAACAGCTGaggaagcagcagcagcagcaggagaagAACATTGAGAAAGACTTGGTTGAAAACGTACAGATTTCAGGCGAATTGGAAGTGAAAGAAGAACAGATAGAGGAAGATCAGCAACCACAAGATGATTTCGTCGCCAAGGCGCAGGAAGACAAAGAGGATGCAAAAACAGAATCAGATGCGGATGAAATGGAAATGTCATTAGACGAAGCCctaaagcagcagcaacagccatCTGATCTGTCCATGCCGATGTCCAATAATAAACGAAGGTCTTTGGCCTGCAATCAATGTGGCAAACAAGTCTACAAGTTGCCCTATCTGGAGGCCCACATTCGTAGTGTTCACGAGGGTCATTCAAAGCCATTCCTCTGTGTTCATTGTAAAAAGTCCTTTACACGCTACGAACAGCTTCGCTCTCATGTGCGTAATGTCCATCCGAACTCAAGTTCCAAGCAGCAAGACCATCAGTCATTGGACGAGGAGCAAGAGCAAGTGCAGCGTTTGATTTGCTTGCATTGCAAGCGCAAGTACAGCACGAAAAATGCTTTGGGAGAACATTTAAAGCGCCATGCACAGCATAAGGAGCACATTTGCGAGCATTGCGGCGTAGCCAAGGTCACCCGCACCGAATTGCTAACTCATTTGCGTATCCATAATCCAAGCTGGGAAAAGTTTAAATGCCAACAGTGTCCGCAGCTATTTCGTCATAAATCGGCGATAAGTCGACATGTGCGAGTGGTTCATGAAGGTCAGCGGCGCTTCCAGTGTGCCCATTGCGAGAAACGTTTTGGAACTCATGCATCCCAGCTAAGGCACGAGCGTTTACATACTGGACAGTTGCCCCATCGCTGTGAAATCTGCACCAAGTGTTTTCCGGATGGCGATCGGTTGACCGCTCATATACGAACTCACGACCGAAACTTATGGCCTTTTTCGTGCATGCATTGTGATAAGCCATGCGTCACATTGCAAAATTTGGAGAGACACCTGCAAAGGCACAGCAGCAAGAACCCACCACATATTTGTGCTAACTGCAATCGGTCATTTAGCACAGATGAGATGTTGGCCAATCATAAGGAGGAAGCATGTTCAATTAATGAGAAGACAGCCTGA